A stretch of Poecilia reticulata strain Guanapo unplaced genomic scaffold, Guppy_female_1.0+MT scaffold_875, whole genome shotgun sequence DNA encodes these proteins:
- the LOC103461258 gene encoding prominin-1-A-like gives MGGIKVEEWRKPENVVLLLQWIHYESGFLICAIFGIVFVVLTPIIATCFCMCRCCDNCGGEMHQRQRKNADCHRGFFTASLIATTIFIM, from the exons ATGGGAGGAATTAAAGTAGAAGAATGGAGAAAG CCAGAAAACGTTGTCCTGTTGCTACAG TGGATCCACTATGAGTCAGGATTCCTGATCTGCGCCATCTTTGGAATCGTGTTCGTGGTCCTCACGCCAATCATCGCCACCTGCTTCTGCATGTGTCGATGCTGCGACAACTGCGGTGGTGAGATGCATCAGAGGCAGAGGAAGAACGCAGACTGTCACCGAGGATTCTTCACCGCCTCACTCATCGCCACCACCATCTTCATCATGTGA